The Ciona intestinalis unplaced genomic scaffold, KH HT000106.2, whole genome shotgun sequence sequence aaatacatttattttaatcaaattttcgctaaaatattttttaaaacatttttttaaaaacatttttacgaAACATTTTAACGAAACAGATGAACCAGACCCAACAACCCCACCAAGTGATAAAACCACTCAAGACAACTCGTTANNNNNNNNNNNNNNNNNNNNNNNNNNNNNNNNNNNNNNNNNNNNNNNNNNTTTAATCAAATTTTcgctaaaatgttttttaaaacatttttttacaaaacagatGAACCAGACCCAACAACCCCACCAAGTGATGAAACCACTCAAGACAACTCGTTATATTTTCCCAAAAACTTGTTGTTGTATATCGGACTTTCATTGTCTCTAGCACTCATAGTGGTCATTCTGGTATTTCTTATCAGGaacgtttttaaaaagaaaaaaatagaaaaaagtaatttttttagattttgtaaataattgttgaaaattttTGTGTGAAGAAGTATTTTAGTTATtagaaaaatgtaatatttgctattttttaaacctataaatatttttttcttttttttccaattcatgttataactagttATTGCACTGctatgcaagaataaataggatacatacgtggtaactaaagcgggcacgaggtaaatgaaacagaacacctgtgttataacaactgttgttgccccgccatgcgaggataaatagattacatacgaggtaacttgtaagcgaccacaaggtgaatgaaacaggacacccattttataacgattgacgttgccccgccatgaaagtaagtaatatttatttattaacaacttattttaaatcttcCAGGTCCAGTTCTCTTTATTTGCAGTCGTGATTCAAATTACGCTGAAGTTACGTCATGTTTAGCGAGCTTCGTGAAAACATATTCAACCAGAGAAGTTGAATGTAACATGTGGCATCTAACCGATCAAAATATCTTGGGGTGGCTGCATAGGTGGTTAGGGGTTGCTGCTGATGTTGTGTTAATTTATGGACGAAAGGAGAGAGAAAATTTAGAAGAAGGCAGTGCCAGCAATGATCTTTTTGTTCTCTCTTTGCGGaaactaaaagaaaaagaaaaaaagtttcatttggttggctttgaaaaaaaaactttgagaGATTTTGAGAAAACTGGTTTGGAGAAAAAGTTTCTTTTGGTTAGAGATGTGGGAATTTTTTTCCAGGATATTGTTGGAAAGTTTAAAGCTCGTTCTGAGAACCAGCTGGTGACACTAGAGAGACTTATTAAGTGCGCTGTTGAAgttgaaacagaaaaaaaggaaaatttcGATCGAGATTCtggtttctttttaaaaagtgagaGTGGGAGGGATAAGGAGAGAGAGTGGGAGGAAAATGAAAGTCACGAATctacttttgtttttgattcaACGACAGATTATACAAGCACAGATATTAGTGTCTCGTTATTGTAGGCCATATCTTCTGAACCAGAGGCCGTAGGCCTTTTCTAAAAAGTGCCGGCAAAATTCTTGAAAATTTGTGTCATTTAAACAGCTGTGATAAACTACCTGCATAATAATcattataacttttttgttgAACCCATGTTGCACAATCTGCTAAtgaagatttttattttgcgaatcagaaatttttaaaacattccaatttttttggagtttaatttttgtcgttttattttcactgATGCACTAACTTTGCCATGGTTTTATATCGTGAGAAATTTTTTCTTGCCTTTGCCTGAAAACTGCCTgcctttttatttctgtagtTTAAAGTAGTTTTATTTGTGTAGTTTATTTTACATCCTACTTACACATTTTGATGcaaaa is a genomic window containing:
- the LOC100182305 gene encoding uncharacterized protein LOC100182305, which produces MNNGLFYLFVLLLLCHNVVNEDLFVDCNDGSNQAICKVNSVPNMPWVTNGNTAPRATFLSSNWFLYEENGLIEIGLNVTWYQNAEVFDQHIEGYVLELTSSMASAWSSKWIVHATVPSESIRKYENMVFNYHGFYHNSSNFFRNGRTYFIQLFSMPVYNQDNAAIYDSCEIDVPDCINREMAESSVCIDNEVDDYDESYFDLDEPDPTTPPSDETTQDNSLYFPKNLLLYIGLSLSLALIVVILVFLIRNVFKKKKIEKSPVLFICSRDSNYAEVTSCLASFVKTYSTREVECNMWHLTDQNILGWLHRWLGVAADVVLIYGRKERENLEEGSASNDLFVLSLRKLKEKEKKFHLVGFEKKTLRDFEKTGLEKKFLLVRDVGIFFQDIVGKFKARSENQLVTLERLIKCAVEVETEKKENFDRDSGFFLKSESGRDKEREWEENESHESTFVFDSTTDYTSTDISVSLL